The genomic interval gctgttcagatttactttacaaaagagaagtgtaggatacttctcttgttgccttatttgtatttgaccactactgttttctgtttatttgttactgactgtggcaggacacctctgcctctgtttcactttatgttgctggtaaataatatggttgtagtagtaggctaaagttaaattatttagtatgcactaattaaaggggcagagctttaagagacattttagcttttatattttataagatatattttttgtaagaaccgcaattaataaatatatttcagtgaataacttattgttcaaatctgtatataaatatgtacataaagtgttgtaattatattgtaaaatggatggatggatggacgtttaaaacaaaactgttattattaattagtaagtatacatttttttagcctttttagagaaaatcatatcattgtagtaaattatgcaaattactcgatgatgtcatggtgaccacgcccccaacgccacaggtatcttggcagtttatgggaaacactgaaagtgttgttttttttctacttttttagtatttttagaatggctgcactttggacaccctccaGGCTGTAAATAAAGGGTCTTTGtgcatacagatcccaaatattgTGTAGTAATGTCACAGGAAGATACATAAATGGCATCATTGTACTAAACAGGTTTATTTCAACAGGTGATATGGCGATACAGTGGATCTGTTCCTGGCGATATCCCAGAAAATGTGAAGATGATGAAATGGGTTCCTCAGAACGACTTACTTGGTAAATATGCTGCCTTGAATATTGGTACCGATATCAATCCGACACAATATCAGTTGGAATGGCGACAGCTAGTGGTCGCGATAATTCATGAAGTTACACTCACGACCCAGTattttgaatgatgcggacacgtttgttactggacactttccaAGACGtttctgctttggagactttgtatgtgtaagtaatataatTAGTGGTGTGCAGGTCGATGCTGAAATATGCTCTGGTATCGATACACAAatgaaaatatcgatacttttgatcaTTTAGTTCAGAGGTGAGCAATCTttaagtcaaagtatgcggggccattttgatatttttttaatttaaaacagatattgtgtcagttTTGTATAATAGGTgagtaagtatattattattaattattagttagattttaatgctttttttcttacattttactgtTATTTTCCCATGTAAggatagaataaaaaaataataatacgatTATGTAACTGCATAACTTAGTGTGTCCAAAATGctgcctgtatgaaaatattaatgttcagttacgtATTTAAGTGTTTACTATGTTTGTTGTCATTTTTCTAATTATTAATTCATAAGTTTGTAttattacatttttcaaaattaactgactaaactttgtttatattttaagtatattttataaaTGGAATACACAACTTGTTACATTTCAGCAGACATATTGACTATAtttggtatcggcgataccagcctgaattgtaCTCTGTATCGGATTGGGAAGAAAAATCAGTGTTCATTTCAAATACACAACTTTGTGAATTTCAGCAGACACATAAAATATATTTCCACAAAGTATCGGTATTGCCAAAACAGCCTAAATTTTACCCGGTATCGCATTGGGAAAAAAATCAGAAGAATTTCCTATTTTTTTCTTaagtttttactgttgtttttccccatgtaagaatagcataaaatatcattaataataatacgaTCGTGTAACTAGTATTATTATTACGATCGTGTAACTAGTAACTAGTAGTAACTACTAGTTACTACTAGTAGTTACAcgatcatattattattaattatattttatgctattcttacatggggaaaaaaaacagtaaaaacttaagaaaaaaataggaaatattgtaactaatatttgataataatatacttagtcaaagCTGACATAATATCtgcttttagcatttttttttttaattaaaaaaaatatccacaCATATTTTGCTGGAAAAAGTAAAGTGTCAACAGTATCGATATTTTATTTTGAGAATCGATACTAGAGCATAcagatctggtatcggcggtatcgaCATTTTAGTATCAATCCGGCCACCACTATTAACTCTGCCTGTGCGAAAATATGAATGAGTGacatatttaacagtgtttattattgttgttgtcatttttcaaacaaattcattcataaattactattattttatttgttatacactatctaaactttgtttatattttaagtatattttataaaTGGAATACACAACTTGTTACATTTCAGCAGACATATTGACTATAtttggtatcggcgataccagcctgaattttactcagtATCGGATTGGGAAGAAAAATCAGTACTAATTTCAAATACACAACTTTGTCAATTTCAGCAGACACATAAAATATACTACCACAAAGTATTGGATCGGTATTGCCAATATCAGCCTAAATTTTACCCGGTATCGcatcagaaaaaaaaatcaggagTATCCTACGCCATATTTCATGctattcttacatggggaaaaacaacaataaaaagttatgaaaaaaagagaaaaagcggAAATAttgtaattaccgtaatttccggactataagccgcacctgactataagccgcaccagctaaatttaggggaaaatacagattgctccatatataagccgcacccgactataagccgcagggttttgatgtgtttaattaccgtagtatataggggttcctgctaccacggaggggattgtcgggacagagatgactgtttgggaacgcaaagcgtcccatttattaacaataaatctttcaatcattcaatcaaactttcacatctttgacatggcgaacagcattcgtgcagagtacaaataatacaacggtgcaaagtaatacaaagtgctcgcctgtacattatcaaaataaccagcctaccggtatatgaaaagtcagtctttaatcattgtgtcatcgtcttcctcctgcgtactaaaaccaccgaaatcctcttcgtcggtgtcggagaagaacaggccgtaaataagccgcacccttgtataagccgcagggaccagaacgaggggaaaaagtagcggcttatagtccggaaattacggtaataataatatactCAGTCAAAGCTGatacaatatctgtttttggcattgtttttttaataataaaaaaatatccataGGGCCCACACATATTTTGCTGGAAAAAGTAAAGTATCAACAGTATCGATATTTTAATTTGAGAATCGATACCAGAGCATAcagatctggtatcggcggtatcaatatttcagtatcgatcctgTACGAAAATATGAATGAgtgacatttaacagtgtttattattgtagttgtCATTTCTCAAACAAATTCATTcataaatttgtattttattttttatgaactaAATCAACTTTGTTCatatttaaatttatattttataaatggAATACACTTTTCAGCAGACATATTGACTATATTTGATATCggcgataccagcctgaattttgctGTGTTTATATTGACATTGCGATATTTTACACTTGTTACGTCTAgcttgtgctattgtgtgcttagctgttgtgtagctgctaggctCCTTGTAATCTATAGccaagcatgtttaccttttgtaaatgactgctAGTTTATATAGTAGCTTTTACATAAAtgccgatatcatccgatacttatTTCTTTGGCTGATATCGCAGCGATATGTGATAATTAATCTAATATTTGCATCCCCTGTGCAACATTTAGCTCATCGTGGAGTTCGGGCTTTCATCACTCACGCTGGGTCACATGGTCTCTTCGAGGGAATTTGCCACGCCGTTCCCATGGTGATGGTGCCAATCTCCGGGGACCAGCCCGACAACGCGCAAAGGCTGGCGAGTAAAGGGGCGGGACTTGTGTTGGACATCACGTCCATCACCACGGAGGATCTGCTGCAGGCTTTGAACGAGGTCATCAACGACACCAGGTGGGGAACACAAGACTTTAAACGCATATAGATAGGCACACAAATAAAATacacgtttaaattaaaaaacgtattttttctaaatttatgaatttaaaaaaacacatgaagGTGAATATTATTTAGGTTTAAATGGGACAAAatgaaatacataaatacacCTTTCATTGATTACTTAATTGTGTCATTAATGAATTCTAATTGAAAATACATAAATGTTATTAAACATTGCACATTAAATAAATCAATGACATGTAATTATTAAATTAATGATTGATTTCATGATTAAACTATTAACTATATATTTATTGACATAATAAAGTAGTTATTcaaatgtgtattttattttgtccCATGTGGCCCTCGGCTAACCAATCAGGTCAATGAAGCTTAGTTTGCAAATAAAAGTAATGAAATACCTAAATGGGCCAAAATTAAATGGATACTTAAATAATTGTTTCAATGTGTCATTGATAAAATCAATCATTATTTAAATTGtggaataattaaataaataattatttatattttgaaataaatcatgaaataataaaaGCAATTATTTAAATTGTGAAATACTTAAATCATGCAATAATAAAAtctataattattttatatttaaataaatcataaaataagggacaagcggtagacaatggatggatggataaaataatacaatcaatGATTATttcaaattgtgaaataattacataaaattaTTAAATCCATATGTTTTTAACTGtgaaataataaaatcaataattatttaaattgtgaaaaaataaaatacattatttaaattgggaaatattttttaaattcaatcatGAAATAATGTCAATGATTATTTAAATTGGGAAATAATTACAtgaaataataaaatcaataattaTTTAAACTGTGAAATAATTACATCATAAAATCAATCAttgaaattgtgaaataatttatAAATCATAAAATCAAAAGATATTTAAACTAGGAAATAAATGATCAAATGTAAGTTTACGTTAAATACATTATTCAATGtaatcagccctttgagacacttgtgatttagggctatataaataaacgattgattgattgatattagttCTAATGTGAAATAGTTCAATAAATCATAAaatcaataattatttaaattgtgaaatttataaatcatgaaataataaaatcaatagaTATTTAAACTAGGAAATAATTAAATGATCAAATGTAAGTTTacattaaatacatgatttaatgtaATTATTAGTTCTAATGTGAAATAGTTCAATAAATCATAAAATCAATcatttaaattgtgaaataattaaattgcAAAATAATTCATATCAATACATACttaaattgtgaaatattttataaatcatgaaataaaatcCATAATTATTTAAACTGGGAAAAAATGAAATCAATTATTTAAATTGTGAAATGTATAAATCATGAACTGATCAAATGTAAGTTTACATTATTAGTTCTAATTCTAACTAATTAAAGACACATTAAGGTAATAATTCTGTCCTATTTGGCCCCCGCACAGAAACCTTTGTTTAAATTTCCCTCCAGGCACAAAGAGACCATGAAGAGGCTTTCTGCGCTGCACAAAGATCGTCCTGTGGAGCCTGTGGACCTCTCAGTCTTCTGGACAGAGTTTGTGATGCGGCACAAGGGGGCCGACCATCTTAAAGCTGCAGTCACCGGCCTCAACTGGTTCCAGTACTTCTGTCTGGACGTGATGGCGCTGCTGGCCGCTGTGCTGCTGCTCTGCACACTCCTCACCCTCAAATGCATCAAATTCTGCTGGCGGAAAGTCAGCCGGAAGAGAAAACGAGACTAGACAAATAAATGTAAGCTTGCACAAACAATGATCGCATCAAAAAGGTTTAATGAGTAAAGGAGGTGTGATTAGTGGGTGCCGCCCTTCTTTGGGGGGAAGAAGGCGTACTCCACGGCCAGAGCCACAGTGAAGGCAGCAAAGCCCCACTTGAATCCTCTCAGCAGCACGTCAGACAAAGTCACAGCACGCTTAAAACCACCAGAGTACCTCCACGCCTCGTTACTACGGAGACAAGCAGCACAAACATggaaaagtggattaaaaatatgATGGAAATTCACCACTATAACAAACTACTTTTTACCCCCCCTAGGCTTTGACCACCACCATTTTCacagaacgggacaagcggtagaaaatggatggaccagcaaatacattgaaaatgtgtgttattgtttgggccacagcgccatcttttggacgtgtTGGCGCACTGCAGGGTAAATAGCTTAACTGTAGAAGTagattcattcatcactccaagcaacatttaccttttacaatataactacaactattcatacttactaaatgtatgtaggagtgttttcacgcatatttgtgCACGCTATCGTATCGTAATGAATCGTTAGCATTGGaaaacatatacagtcgtggtcaaaagttgacatacatgtgtaaagaacatcatgtcatggctggcttgagtttccaatcatttctacaactctttttttttttttgtgatagagcgattggagcacatacttgttggtcacttttggtagccatccacaagcttctgcttgaatttttgaccaccaaagtggtgcagttcagctaaatgtgttggacttgtttcttcagcattgtccacatgtttaagtcaggactttgggaaggccattctaaaaccttcattctagcctgattttgccattcctttaccacttttgacgtgtgtttggggtcattgtcctgttgcgcccaagacccaacctccgggctgatgattttagcttgtcctgaagaatttggaggtacacccgccatttactctctgtaaagcaccagttgcattggcagcaaaacaggcccagagcataatactaacaccaccatgcttgacggtaggcatgatgTTCctggggattaaaggcctcaccttttctcctccaaacatattgctgggtattgtggccaaacagctccatttgtgtttcatctgacatcacatggacaaagataagaccttctggaggaaaattctgaaacacaaatggagctgtttggccacaa from Entelurus aequoreus isolate RoL-2023_Sb linkage group LG14, RoL_Eaeq_v1.1, whole genome shotgun sequence carries:
- the ndufb3 gene encoding NADH dehydrogenase [ubiquinone] 1 beta subcomplex subunit 3, whose product is MGGDHGHSKMSMPDWRQWKVEGTPLEFTQQRLAARGLKDPWARNEAWRYSGGFKRAVTLSDVLLRGFKWGFAAFTVALAVEYAFFPPKKGGTH